The DNA segment AAGGTTGTATATCTTGGTGCGAGGCACTTTGTCTGATTCTCTTTCGTACacctgttgaaaaaaaaaacagttaactATTTTTTCGTTTTCAGAACTAAAAACTTGCTCTTAGGCAGGACAGGATACTGTAATATATTAAACTAATAACCtccacttttatttttaaatcttcTTACCAACTGCTCTCCGCTATGGAGTAAACTTGACAGCGGAAGGACTTCTCTGAGGTGAGGGTTGTAGAGGGCTCTGCTCCGAAGGTGCTGTGGTAGGAACTCTTCTTCCCGCCTGGCTTGGATCACAGCAGGGTGTGGGGGAGGCACGCAGCTCACTAGCCACGAGCTTGCCAGTACGAAAAATAATGACTTCCACATTGTGTCTGAAATATAAGTCCAGAATGAAATTATGGAAACCAAAAAATACCTAGGCACTAAAATTGGTAGTCCCTCAAACTATCTTGATTAGGTATTAATAAGGATTGTTACCTGAGAAAAAACAATCTACCTACGTGTACCTACGTCCAAGAGTCGTTAGTTGATTAGGTAGGTTACGTTACCTACGATTAACTATATTTTGTATTCGTTTGGGTTAAAcctaaaacagaaaaaaaagacGTAAATAGATTTGTTAGAGAGAGAGACTTTGTTATTATTAAGACAGTTAAATT comes from the Cydia amplana chromosome 12, ilCydAmpl1.1, whole genome shotgun sequence genome and includes:
- the LOC134652988 gene encoding uncharacterized protein LOC134652988; this encodes MWKSLFFVLASSWLVSCVPPPHPAVIQARREEEFLPQHLRSRALYNPHLREVLPLSSLLHSGEQLVYERESDKVPRTKIYNLLTHSGLVPRQFHQHPQFQFHQFRPAPQFHAPQFHSPPVFHDPPFLPNPDVLQRL